The Thermoanaerobaculia bacterium genome has a segment encoding these proteins:
- a CDS encoding M3 family metallopeptidase, whose product MFKGTILLAGAAILLAVAPLAGADAAENPLLAKWTGPYGGVPPFDKVTVAGFRPALEKAMADELAEIDAIAASPEKPTFANTIAALESAGKEFDRSSTIFGIYSSTMSTKDFQAVETEMAPKLAEFGDRIVQNRKLFARVAAVYDARETLGLTPEQKRLVWLDYTNFVHAGAKLEGGAAKRMSEINQKLAALFTKFSQNLLADEHDYVLFLDKESDLEGLPEGVRQGAAAAAEARGHKGQWAILNTRSSMEPFLTYSARRDLREKVWRTYYSRGDHGDAKDNKKIISEILRLRAERAKLLGFATHAHWRLENSMAKTPEKTMELMEAVWKPAVARVREEVADMKAIADKESIAGAAKITIEPWDYRYYAEKVRKAKYDLDQNAVTPYLQLEKMREALFYTADRLFGLKFTPVTGLPVVNPDVRVWEVKDAAGRHVGLWYFDPYAREGKQSGAWMNAYRSQSRFEGEVPTIVSNNTNFVKGKPGDPILISWDDATALFHEFGHALHGLLSSVDYPSVSGTNVARDYVEFPSQLLEHWLSTPEVLNRFARHYGTGKPIPADLVAKIEKASTFNQGFITVEYLAAALVDMKLHLAATPDRDIDPDAFEKATLRELGMPREIVMRHRTPQFGHIFSGDGYSAGYYSYLWSDTLSADAYEAFVEAGGPWDPAVAKRLKENVFSTGNTRDPADSYRAFRGHDPGIGALMRKRGFPVPAATEPAKTGAGSSSGSTP is encoded by the coding sequence ATGTTCAAAGGCACCATTCTCCTGGCGGGGGCCGCCATCCTGCTCGCCGTCGCGCCGCTCGCGGGCGCGGACGCGGCCGAAAATCCGCTGCTCGCGAAATGGACCGGCCCCTACGGCGGCGTTCCGCCGTTCGACAAGGTCACGGTCGCCGGCTTCCGGCCGGCCCTCGAGAAAGCGATGGCGGACGAGCTCGCCGAGATCGACGCGATCGCCGCGAGCCCGGAGAAGCCGACCTTTGCGAACACGATCGCTGCTCTCGAGAGCGCGGGCAAGGAGTTCGACCGTTCGTCGACGATCTTCGGCATCTACAGCTCGACGATGTCGACGAAGGACTTCCAGGCGGTCGAGACCGAGATGGCCCCGAAGCTCGCGGAGTTCGGGGACAGGATCGTCCAGAACCGGAAGCTGTTCGCTCGGGTGGCCGCCGTCTACGACGCGCGCGAGACGCTCGGGCTGACGCCCGAGCAGAAGCGGCTCGTCTGGCTCGACTACACGAATTTCGTGCATGCCGGCGCGAAGCTCGAGGGCGGCGCGGCGAAGCGGATGTCGGAGATCAACCAGAAGCTGGCGGCGCTCTTCACGAAGTTTTCGCAGAACCTGCTCGCCGACGAGCACGACTACGTCCTCTTCCTCGACAAGGAATCGGACCTCGAGGGGCTCCCCGAAGGCGTGCGCCAGGGCGCCGCGGCCGCCGCGGAGGCGCGGGGACACAAAGGGCAGTGGGCGATCCTGAACACCCGCTCGAGCATGGAGCCGTTCCTGACGTACTCGGCGCGCCGCGACCTTCGCGAGAAGGTCTGGAGGACCTATTACAGCCGCGGCGACCACGGCGACGCGAAGGACAACAAGAAGATCATCTCCGAGATCCTGCGCCTGCGGGCCGAGCGCGCGAAGCTCCTCGGTTTCGCGACGCACGCCCACTGGCGTCTCGAGAACTCGATGGCGAAGACGCCCGAAAAGACGATGGAGCTCATGGAAGCGGTCTGGAAGCCCGCCGTCGCCCGCGTGCGGGAGGAAGTCGCCGACATGAAGGCGATCGCCGACAAGGAGTCGATCGCCGGCGCCGCGAAGATCACGATCGAGCCGTGGGATTACCGGTACTACGCCGAGAAGGTGCGCAAGGCGAAATACGACCTCGATCAGAACGCCGTCACGCCGTACCTGCAGCTCGAAAAGATGCGCGAGGCGCTGTTCTACACGGCCGACCGTCTGTTCGGCCTGAAGTTCACTCCCGTCACCGGGCTCCCCGTCGTGAATCCCGACGTCCGCGTGTGGGAAGTGAAGGACGCCGCGGGGCGGCACGTCGGCCTCTGGTACTTCGATCCCTACGCCCGCGAAGGAAAGCAATCGGGAGCGTGGATGAACGCCTACCGGAGCCAGTCGCGCTTCGAGGGGGAAGTCCCGACGATCGTCTCGAACAACACGAACTTCGTGAAAGGGAAGCCGGGCGACCCGATCCTGATCAGCTGGGACGACGCGACCGCGCTCTTCCACGAGTTCGGACACGCGCTCCACGGCCTCCTCTCCTCGGTCGATTACCCGTCGGTCTCCGGGACGAACGTCGCGCGCGACTACGTCGAGTTCCCGTCGCAGCTCCTCGAGCACTGGCTCTCGACGCCGGAGGTCCTGAACCGCTTCGCCCGGCACTACGGGACCGGAAAGCCGATCCCGGCCGACCTCGTCGCGAAGATCGAGAAGGCGTCGACGTTCAACCAGGGCTTCATCACGGTCGAGTACCTCGCGGCGGCGCTCGTGGACATGAAGCTCCATCTGGCGGCCACGCCCGACCGGGACATCGATCCCGACGCGTTCGAGAAGGCGACTCTCCGGGAGCTCGGGATGCCCCGGGAGATCGTGATGCGGCACCGGACGCCGCAGTTCGGGCACATCTTCTCGGGAGACGGTTATTCGGCGGGGTACTACAGCTATCTCTGGTCCGACACGCTCTCGGCCGACGCGTACGAAGCGTTCGTCGAAGCCGGCGGGCCCTGGGATCCGGCCGTCGCGAAGCGTCTGAA
- a CDS encoding helix-turn-helix domain-containing protein, whose product MTIKQLAEYLMVNDRTVLKLVTDGALPGVKVGNRWRFRKAMIDTWLDDQMLGVTPRYLEEL is encoded by the coding sequence ATGACGATCAAACAGCTCGCCGAGTACCTGATGGTCAACGACCGGACCGTATTGAAGCTCGTCACGGACGGGGCGCTCCCGGGCGTGAAAGTCGGCAATCGGTGGCGCTTTCGCAAGGCGATGATCGACACGTGGCTCGACGACCAGATGCTGGGAGTCACGCCGCGATACCTCGAGGAGCTCAA